The Cyanobium sp. Tous-M-B4 genome contains a region encoding:
- a CDS encoding SufD family Fe-S cluster assembly protein: MPNTADWLTQLAGLPLPGRSQEEWRFTGLAALEALAPELWSGVDPFAQLSLPAGISRIGADQAQGLQQQVLEATGGSDAWSVRLNQGASPRCLALRVAGAADPLQLHFDAGAAPGLLALQLVLVLEEGASLELMIRHGSSGSNATSLVAVAQLGRGAQLNLGLLAPGDACASLLSHLSISQAPASSLQLTTAVGGWALSRLEPCISQLEGAAQTRLRALQLVDGQELADTHSQVRFEGPDGQLDQLHKVVADGAGRSVFNGAVRVPRSAQQTNAAQLSRSLLLSDRARVDTKPELEIVADDVKCAHGATISRLQQNELFYLQSRGIGAEQASRLLLRGYCEEVLRELPAAAAALNPLELLLREHP, encoded by the coding sequence ATGCCCAATACTGCTGATTGGCTCACTCAGCTTGCTGGCCTGCCCCTGCCGGGCCGAAGTCAGGAGGAGTGGCGATTTACAGGCCTGGCTGCCCTAGAGGCCTTGGCGCCCGAACTCTGGAGTGGTGTCGATCCATTCGCCCAACTCAGCTTGCCCGCTGGCATTAGCCGCATCGGAGCCGATCAGGCGCAGGGGTTGCAGCAGCAGGTGCTTGAGGCCACAGGCGGCAGCGATGCTTGGTCGGTGCGGCTAAACCAAGGTGCTTCACCCCGCTGTCTGGCTTTGCGGGTGGCTGGAGCAGCTGATCCGTTGCAATTGCATTTTGACGCCGGTGCGGCGCCGGGTCTGCTGGCACTGCAGCTGGTGCTCGTGCTTGAAGAGGGCGCCAGCTTGGAGCTGATGATTCGGCACGGCTCCAGTGGATCCAACGCCACCAGCTTGGTAGCAGTGGCCCAGCTGGGCCGCGGTGCCCAGCTCAATCTGGGGCTGCTGGCGCCTGGTGATGCCTGCGCCAGCCTGCTCAGCCACCTGTCGATCAGCCAGGCTCCCGCCAGTTCCCTCCAGCTCACCACCGCAGTTGGGGGTTGGGCCCTAAGCCGCCTCGAGCCTTGCATCAGCCAGCTGGAGGGAGCGGCCCAGACCCGGCTGCGGGCACTGCAGCTGGTGGATGGTCAGGAGCTGGCCGACACCCACAGCCAAGTGCGTTTTGAAGGCCCCGATGGGCAGCTCGACCAGCTCCACAAGGTGGTAGCTGATGGGGCCGGACGCAGCGTGTTCAACGGGGCTGTGCGGGTGCCGCGCAGCGCCCAGCAAACCAACGCCGCCCAGCTCAGCCGCAGCCTGTTGCTCTCCGATCGGGCCCGAGTGGATACCAAGCCCGAGCTCGAAATCGTCGCGGACGATGTCAAGTGCGCCCACGGCGCCACCATTAGCCGGCTGCAGCAGAACGAGCTTTTTTATCTGCAGAGCCGGGGTATTGGCGCTGAACAAGCCTCACGGTTGCTGTTGCGGGGCTACTGCGAGGAGGTGTTGCGCGAGCTTCCCGCGGCGGCGGCGGCCCTGAATCCGCTAGAGCTGCTGCTGCGGGAGCATCCATGA
- the sufC gene encoding Fe-S cluster assembly ATPase SufC has product MIRPDASILLEIRDLHARVEEQPILKGVNLTIRAGEIHAVMGRNGSGKSTLSKVLAGHPAYTVTAGSVSYMGADLLELPPEQRSRLGLFLGFQYPVEIPGVSNLEFLRVSTNARRAQRGEEELDTFAFEDLVRERLKVVQMDPAFLDRSVNEGFSGGEKKRNEILQMALLEPLVAILDETDSGLDIDALRIVADGVNQLASLENATLLITHYQRLLDLITPDYVHVMAAGRILRTGGKELALELERAGYEWVDQELASLGREPAEVL; this is encoded by the coding sequence GTGATTCGCCCAGACGCCTCGATACTGCTCGAAATTCGTGACCTGCACGCACGGGTTGAGGAGCAGCCAATCCTTAAAGGGGTGAACCTCACTATCCGAGCTGGTGAGATCCACGCAGTGATGGGGCGTAATGGCAGCGGTAAAAGCACACTTTCCAAAGTGCTGGCCGGCCATCCCGCCTACACGGTCACAGCCGGTTCGGTTTCATATATGGGTGCAGATCTACTTGAGCTACCGCCAGAACAGCGTTCCCGCTTAGGATTGTTTCTGGGATTTCAATACCCGGTGGAGATCCCGGGGGTTAGCAACCTTGAATTCCTACGGGTGTCCACTAACGCGCGCCGCGCTCAAAGGGGTGAGGAGGAGCTGGACACCTTTGCTTTCGAAGACCTCGTGCGTGAGCGCCTCAAAGTGGTGCAGATGGATCCGGCCTTTTTAGATCGCAGTGTCAACGAAGGCTTCTCCGGTGGCGAGAAAAAGCGCAACGAGATCTTGCAGATGGCGCTACTTGAGCCGTTGGTGGCGATCCTCGATGAAACCGATTCAGGCCTTGATATCGATGCCCTACGCATCGTGGCCGATGGGGTCAATCAACTCGCAAGCCTGGAAAATGCCACCTTGCTGATTACCCACTACCAACGCCTGCTGGATCTGATCACCCCCGATTACGTCCATGTGATGGCGGCTGGCCGGATCCTGCGCACCGGAGGCAAGGAGCTGGCCTTGGAGCTTGAGCGCGCTGGTTACGAATGGGTGGATCAGGAGCTGGCCAGCCTGGGCCGGGAACCTGCGGAGGTGCTGTGA
- the sufB gene encoding Fe-S cluster assembly protein SufB produces the protein MSTATVGDLVSQPYKHGFVTDIETEKIAKGLSEDVVRLISSKKNEPEFLLAFRLRAYRQWLQMQSPDWAALGYPQIDYQNIIYYAAPKQQEKKASLDEVDPKLLETFEKLGIPLSEQKRLSNVAVDAVFDSVSIATTYREKLAEHGVVFCSISEAVKEYPGLVEKYLGTVVPSNDNYFAALNSAVFSDGSFVFIPKGVACPMELSTYFRINSADTGQFERTLIIAEEGASVSYLEGCTAPMFDTNQLHAAVVELVVLDDASIKYSTVQNWYAGDEHGVGGIYNFVTKRGQCRGDRSRISWTQVETGSAITWKYPSCVLQGADSVGEFYSVALTNNYQQADTGTKMIHVGPRTRSTIVSKGISAGHSSNSYRGLVQIGPKAVGAKNYSQCDSMLIGDQAGANTYPYIRSQQPDAAVEHEASTCRISADQLFYLQSRGIGFEEAVSMMVSGFCRDVFNQLPMEFAAEADKLLALKLEGSVG, from the coding sequence ATGAGTACTGCAACCGTTGGCGATCTAGTTTCACAGCCGTATAAGCACGGTTTCGTCACTGATATTGAAACTGAAAAGATCGCCAAGGGTCTGAGTGAAGACGTTGTGCGTCTGATCTCTTCGAAGAAAAATGAGCCGGAGTTTTTATTGGCTTTTCGGCTACGGGCCTACCGCCAATGGCTGCAGATGCAGTCGCCAGATTGGGCCGCACTGGGGTACCCGCAGATTGATTATCAAAACATCATCTACTACGCAGCTCCTAAGCAGCAGGAGAAAAAAGCCAGCCTTGATGAGGTCGATCCCAAGCTGCTGGAAACATTTGAAAAGCTTGGCATCCCCCTGAGCGAGCAGAAGCGCCTATCGAATGTGGCGGTTGACGCCGTTTTTGACAGTGTCTCAATCGCCACCACCTATCGCGAAAAGCTGGCTGAGCACGGCGTTGTTTTTTGCTCTATCAGTGAGGCTGTAAAGGAGTATCCAGGTTTGGTAGAGAAATATCTTGGCACAGTTGTTCCCAGTAATGACAACTATTTTGCGGCCCTGAATTCTGCGGTTTTCAGCGACGGTTCTTTTGTTTTTATTCCCAAGGGTGTGGCATGCCCAATGGAGCTGTCAACATATTTCCGGATTAATTCCGCTGATACGGGCCAGTTTGAGCGTACTTTGATAATTGCCGAAGAGGGTGCTTCGGTTAGTTATTTAGAGGGTTGCACGGCCCCGATGTTTGATACCAATCAACTCCATGCGGCCGTTGTGGAGTTGGTGGTGCTCGATGATGCTTCTATTAAGTACTCAACGGTTCAGAACTGGTACGCCGGTGACGAGCATGGCGTAGGTGGAATATATAACTTCGTGACAAAGCGCGGTCAGTGCCGAGGTGACCGCAGCCGCATTAGTTGGACTCAGGTGGAAACTGGATCGGCAATTACCTGGAAGTATCCCAGCTGTGTATTGCAGGGCGCCGATTCGGTGGGCGAGTTCTATTCGGTTGCCCTTACTAATAACTATCAGCAGGCCGATACTGGCACCAAGATGATTCACGTTGGCCCGAGGACCCGTTCAACCATTGTCAGTAAGGGCATTAGCGCTGGTCATTCTTCTAATAGCTATCGAGGCCTTGTTCAGATAGGCCCTAAAGCGGTAGGCGCTAAGAATTACAGTCAGTGCGATTCGATGTTAATTGGCGATCAAGCTGGCGCCAATACCTATCCTTATATCCGCTCTCAGCAACCAGATGCTGCAGTGGAGCATGAGGCAAGCACTTGCCGCATCTCTGCAGATCAACTCTTTTACCTGCAAAGCCGGGGCATTGGTTTTGAGGAGGCGGTTTCGATGATGGTCAGTGGTTTTTGCCGTGATGTGTTTAATCAATTGCCCATGGAATTTGCTGCTGAGGCAGACAAATTGCTTGCCCTCAAGCTCGAGGGATCCGTCGGCTGA